The nucleotide sequence AGCTTCAATTTCTTACAGGCAACCCTTGCATCCACATCACTGACAAGTGCATCAATCAGTTGTTCTTTGAATTTCTTGACCAGTTTCTTGCAGATGCCTTTGAGCTTCCCCAAGCTGCGACAAATAGAGTCCAGTTTAGCAGCTATGTTATCCTGCAAGTAAAATGTAGAGAGATATATCACTTACAGACAATGTGTTAGTTTGTGTCATTGGTGATACATAACATTGTGAGAATTGCAGAGATATAGCAGTATTAAGTGGTTTCTCAATCGTTTCAAMATGACCCTTACTAGGCTTTATTATGGCTataaaatactgtacattgatGAGATTGGTGTGTTTACACTATAAAACTATAAAGTTAATATTtgcattatatttattaaacagtGTAAAACCTAACTTGAGATTATTCTGTGACTGTAAAAGGGAAGTTGAGCAATCTGTCATCATTACCCTGTTCTTATCACCATTCAGCTTGGCCTTGACCTTGTTGATGATGCGCTTACACGTAAAGCAGGTACCTGTAAAGATAGCTTTGKtctgagggagagggagacatttTAGGCAACAAAAATGACcaggtatttacttaaatatGACATGGCAAAATGGTATTACCAAATAATGCCATAAAACTTGATGcacgtttctttctttctttgggaTTAATTAAAACAAGCACCACTAGGCTTGGTCTGTTTCTGCTCGCTTGACATGCTTGGCATAACAATGGGTAAAAAGGAGTTGGGAtggtagcacaaacagactggcactggTGCTACCATTRTTTTCATGCTACCACATGCAAACCCCAATTTCTTTAGGCTCCCTAGCTAGCACATaccgttctgagaaccatatgtttcttagagcttggtgagagcgttgTTGGCCTGTGGTTATTTTGCaaacaaccttcccacaactttctgggaaatgtgcaggatagttgcttctCACAGTCGTCAAATCAATGTCTCTTCCACATTGGTTTAATGTAATCTCATTgaaaacgttgattcaaccagtgtgtgcccagtgggttagttTTGGAACATTCTCCGCACATTAGGGAActtcacaaaaaaaacatgattttcttggtatttcattactttaacataaggtttcctaaaagttcaaacatggttactgGTTTGATAtcgggaatgttctcaaatagtttagAGAATATTAAGAAACACTGTTCTTCTGTTGGAATTGTATTACCTTAGCATAAAGTTGCTTTCATGGTTCTATTTATTCATGTTCTCAAATctttcagagaacgttaagaaaaccataaaacacaacaaaatttgaacaaataattattttttaaaaacatttacattccgttctcagcatcaaaaAAActatctctatcctcta is from Salvelinus sp. IW2-2015 linkage group LG9, ASM291031v2, whole genome shotgun sequence and encodes:
- the LOC111968904 gene encoding antimicrobial peptide NK-lysin-like isoform X1 is translated as MRVVNMGILLVCAAFAQSFKSQGGGSLREEEDMWGNYLMERDDNHTAVELETFHSIVLXKAIFTGTCFTCKRIINKVKAKLNGDKNRDNIAAKLDSICRSLGKLKGICKKLVKKFKEQLIDALVSDVDARVACKKLKLCK
- the LOC111968904 gene encoding antimicrobial peptide NK-lysin-like isoform X2, coding for MRVVNMGILLVCAAFAQSFKSQGGGSLREEEDMWGNYLMERDDNHTAXKAIFTGTCFTCKRIINKVKAKLNGDKNRDNIAAKLDSICRSLGKLKGICKKLVKKFKEQLIDALVSDVDARVACKKLKLCK